Part of the Ruegeria sp. AD91A genome, CCGCCAGTACGCCAGCCGCTGCGTCCGCCGGCATGCGGGACAAGAACCCTGCGGCAAAGGTCGGGTCCATGGTTTCAAACAATGCGGCTGCGTCCTTTGGTTTCATGTTCTGGTAAACATCCGTTAAGCGCGCCAGATCGTTCTCTGCCGCCCTGTCTGCAACCGCCAGTGTGTCGCGCAGGGAATCTTCCGCGTCCTTCAAGGCCGTCAGGCGCGTTTCAACGGCTTGGGTTGCGATTTCCAGTGCTTTTTCCTGATCGCGTAAATCATCCTCTCGCTGTTTGACGCGTTTCTCCCGGCTCAAAAGCTCTGCCAGCACAACCTGAACATCGCGTGTTTCGGACGCGGCAGGCTTGTTTTCCACGGCTTCGGGTGTCACCGGTTTGGCGAGCGCAGGTCCCGCCTCCAAGCCAAGGCGAATGGCTGCCGAGCCGATCATCAGCAATGAGATGACGGCAAGCACACCACCGCGCGGGCGTGTATTGTGTTTGGCGTTCCGCGCAAGGCTCATACCTGCGCCTCGCTCTGCTTGCGGTCATGCCGGAAGAACATCAGGCCCTCTGGCGCTTTGGGTGGCTCTTCACTCGCACCAGTTTCGACCGGTTCCGCTGTTTTCTCGTGCCCGGTGCCCATTTCCTCTTCAGGTTGAGGCTCGTCTTGGAGAGACTTTGCTTTTTCCGGGGCAGCAGTTTCTTCTTCGGGGATGATATCATGCAGAGATGCCATCATGAGTTCCAGGCGCTGTGCCACGGTTTCAGCCCTTTGCGTCAGCGCCTTAAGCTGATCACCCGATTGATCAGAGGCGTTTCGCGCGCTGTCCAGGGATTTCTTCAGCTCTTCTGCCTGGGTCGACAACACGGCCACTGCACCACCGACGCCTTTTTCAAGATCGGTGAACCGCTTGAGGCGGCGCGACAGCACAAAGCAATAAAGACCCGCGCCCAACGCACCGGCGACCAGCAAAATATCCGCAATCAGCTCCAATTCCGCCTCCTAATTCAGCACAAATTCCATCACCAGCACATCGCGAACGCGCCCTTCGCCGACGACTATTCCAATGCGTCGCAGCAGGTGACCTCGGATGCGCGTCAATGCCAGTGAATCCTCCAGGTCCTTCAGCTCAACGGCTCGCAGGTAACCGTTCAGGACATCCATGATTCGTGGCTGCATTTTTTTCACATCATCCATGTACGGCGCGTTAACTTCGAGCTGTGCGTGGAACTTCAAATGCCGCGACTTGCCGGAATTCA contains:
- a CDS encoding MotE family protein, with protein sequence MSLARNAKHNTRPRGGVLAVISLLMIGSAAIRLGLEAGPALAKPVTPEAVENKPAASETRDVQVVLAELLSREKRVKQREDDLRDQEKALEIATQAVETRLTALKDAEDSLRDTLAVADRAAENDLARLTDVYQNMKPKDAAALFETMDPTFAAGFLSRMPADAAAGVLAGLSPEAAYTISVVMAGRNASAPQE
- the fliL gene encoding flagellar basal body-associated protein FliL, which encodes MTDATYKLAEPTEKKGKKGMLIGMILAVVGAAGGYFLTSSGLIPLGGKAAVETNKDGAKDEPAKALADVGFIDLPPVVVSVNSGKSRHLKFHAQLEVNAPYMDDVKKMQPRIMDVLNGYLRAVELKDLEDSLALTRIRGHLLRRIGIVVGEGRVRDVLVMEFVLN